ACAACGCCAAGCGCTCGGAAGAGCGCGACCGTGTCAAGCATGCCTGAATCCGGTAATGCCGGGGTTATGCGGCTGTCAGGCATTGTGGAGGAATCCATAGTGGACGGCCCGGGCCTGAGGTATGTCTTGTTCACGCAGGGTTGCCCGCACCACTGCAAAGGGTGCCACAATCCGCAGACGCACGACTTTGAGGGCGGCTTTCCGTTTACGGCGGAGGCCGCCCTTGCCCAGATTGGGGAGAATCCTCTTCTGGCGGGTGTGACGCTGTCTGGCGGGGAGCCTTTTGAGCAGGCCCAGGCGCTCTGCGCAGTGGCCGAGGGCGTGCAGGCCATGCGCAAAAATGTGATGACCTACACGGGCTACACATTTGAAGCTCTGTTTGCCCGCAATGACTATTGGACAAACCGGCTGCTGGAACTGACGGATGTTCTTGTGGATGGCCCCTATGTGGAAAGCCTCCGCGACCTTGAGCTGCAGTTCAGGGGTAGTTCGAACCAGCGCCTTCTTGACCGCGCTGCCCGAGAAGAAATAGCGGCAGAATTGCTCAGCCGTTGAACGCTTTGCGAGTCCTGACAGGTTATTTTGCCGGTCACGTCTGTTCCCCGCTTTTTGCGGGGTTTTTTATTGGGGGCTGGCTGCAGGAGGCTTACTGTTTCGGTGTATTTTTTGTTCCGGTCACATAGGAGGCAAAACCCACATCCATCTGCTGTATATGATCCACCAGCCAGGTTTTCAGGTATTCCAGCAGGGCAATATCAATAAAGGCCTTGTCGTCAAGCACAGCCTCCCTGAGTTCTGTCACTGTTTTTCTGAAATTCTGGTGCACTTCAGTGTGCCGTGCCGTGAGCGGATAAGCCGTGCGGCTGAAGAATATTTCTTCTGTGGCAAAATGGCTGAAGGCATAGCCCGTCAGATCATCAAGAATTTCGAGCAGCAGCTTTTTATCGCAGCCTTTCTGCATTCCACGGTGCAGCTTGTTGATGTACGAAAGCAAGAGCTTGTGCTGGCCGTCAATGACAGGAATATTCGTATTGTAACGGCTATCCCAGGGGAAGGCCTCTTCAAGAGCAGTATCT
The sequence above is a segment of the Desulfovibrio sp. genome. Coding sequences within it:
- the nrdG gene encoding anaerobic ribonucleoside-triphosphate reductase activating protein translates to MPESGNAGVMRLSGIVEESIVDGPGLRYVLFTQGCPHHCKGCHNPQTHDFEGGFPFTAEAALAQIGENPLLAGVTLSGGEPFEQAQALCAVAEGVQAMRKNVMTYTGYTFEALFARNDYWTNRLLELTDVLVDGPYVESLRDLELQFRGSSNQRLLDRAAREEIAAELLSR